The region CGGATACCGCCGTCCTGGCATATGATTGCAATCGCCGCACGCCACTTCAAAGGAGTGAAGCATGTGCAAGATCTACGTCAATACCGATCCCATTCTTTATGAATCGCGTACCCGCTCCTTGCGTATCCATGGCGTGGTGACGACTGTCAGGCTGGAAAACCTGTTTTGGGACGTCCTGCAGGAAATCGCCGAGCGCGAAGGGCTGACGACCAATCAGTTCGCCATCAAGCTGCATGACGAATTGCTGGCGCGGCATGGCGAGATGTCGATGAGTTTTGCGTCCTTTCTGCGCGTGTGCTGCCTGCGTTATCTTTCGCAGGGCGCGCTGCGTGAGCAGAACGCTGAACGGGTGGAGACGACCCCGCGCGCGGCGCCCCGGCATTTCCAGCCGTCCGTGGTGCGCGCGGGCTGATGCAAGAAAACATATAAGACACGCATTGAAGGACATGTAGTGAAGGACACGCAGTGAAGGACACCGTGCATACGCCCTTGGCCGACAGGGCGGGCTTGATCGAGACCTGCCGCGGAATTCTCGGCGCCGCCCGTGTGCTGACCCATGCCACGGCTACGCGACGCTACCGCCGCGGCTTCCGCTTTGGCGAAGGGGCCGCGCTGGCGGTATTGCTGCCAGGCTCACTGGTGCAATTGTGGCAAGCCCTGCAGGCCTGCGTCGCGGCGGACGTGGCGGTCATCGCCCAGGCTTCCAATACCGGCCTGACTGGAGGCTCCACCCCTGACGGCGATGCCTACGGGCGGCCGGTGGTCATCATCAGCACGACACGCCTGCGCGCCGTGCACGTCATCGAAGAGGGCAGGCAGGTCGTCTGCCTGCCGGGCGCCACGCTGGATCAGCTTGAAAAGACGCTCAAGCCCCTGGGCCGCGAACCGCACTCGGTGATCGGCTCGTCCTGCATCGGGGCGTCCGTCATCGGCGGCATTTGCAATAACTCCGGCGGTTCGCTCGTGCGCCGTGGGCCCGCTTATACGGAGCTGGCTTTATACGCGCAAGTCGATGCGTCGGGCCAGCTGACGCTGGTGAACCATCTTGGCATCGCTTCGGATGACGCGCCGGAAGCGCTGCTGGCGCGCCTGGACCGCGGCGACCTGCCCGCCGCCGAGATTCGCCACGATGCCGGCGCGGCTTCCGATCAAGGCTACGGCGACCATGTGCGCGATATCGACGCGGCCACGCCGGCGCGCTACAACGCCGACCCACTACGCCTGCACGAGGCCTCCGGATCGGCCGGCAAACTGATGGTGTTCGCCGTACGGCTGGACACCTTTCCCGGCGAAACCGGCGCCAAGGTGTTCTACGTTGGCACCAATCGCCCCGACGTGCTGACCGGGATACGCCGGCATATGCTGAAGCATTGCGCCAAACTGCCTATCGCCGGTGAATATATGCATCGCGATGCCTTCGACATCGCCGAGCG is a window of Bordetella sp. N DNA encoding:
- the dld gene encoding D-lactate dehydrogenase, producing MKDTVHTPLADRAGLIETCRGILGAARVLTHATATRRYRRGFRFGEGAALAVLLPGSLVQLWQALQACVAADVAVIAQASNTGLTGGSTPDGDAYGRPVVIISTTRLRAVHVIEEGRQVVCLPGATLDQLEKTLKPLGREPHSVIGSSCIGASVIGGICNNSGGSLVRRGPAYTELALYAQVDASGQLTLVNHLGIASDDAPEALLARLDRGDLPAAEIRHDAGAASDQGYGDHVRDIDAATPARYNADPLRLHEASGSAGKLMVFAVRLDTFPGETGAKVFYVGTNRPDVLTGIRRHMLKHCAKLPIAGEYMHRDAFDIAERYGKDMFLLIEHLGTQRLPALFSMKSRCDAFFERFGFLPRNLTDRLMQAASRLFPSHLPARLKEYRQRYEHHLMLKVSADSVAEIETYLSANCTGGDSAFFLCSDDEGRKAFLHRFAAAGAAVRYRAMHPDQVEDIVALDIALRRNDQDWIERLPADMEARIAIKLYYAHFFCHVFHQDYIVHKGQDCLTLEHEMWRLLDERGAEYPAEHNVGHLYDAKPALRAFYQGLDPCNCLNPGIGHMSKLPYYRENEA
- a CDS encoding ribbon-helix-helix domain-containing protein — encoded protein: MCKIYVNTDPILYESRTRSLRIHGVVTTVRLENLFWDVLQEIAEREGLTTNQFAIKLHDELLARHGEMSMSFASFLRVCCLRYLSQGALREQNAERVETTPRAAPRHFQPSVVRAG